Proteins found in one Lachancea thermotolerans CBS 6340 chromosome C complete sequence genomic segment:
- the MTC6 gene encoding Mtc6p (weakly similar to uniprot|P38849 Saccharomyces cerevisiae YHR151C hypothetical ORF) codes for MNRVVYGLLLTLVLNVVRGQSFWPALSSDSLIALRSQRDVLSNISIDKVPMVGVQLNEVAFRGTSNETESLEILASLLNVGVQAYMMDIEFDESYNLTISGSDTSLGTTLSTFKRFISSSNNYLNADMLVLLLRLKQNTNTSTKGAPSNFPNITAILDLYLGSSTLYTPSQLAYDRSSGNVAPSYGNLNSPDWPSLNYFLYSIQKRAVVFYVDTASSDALQSPAIFNASNLNYETSNTPIVCPLTNNAQVLNTSSLSWRFLQKDYSPSDIREYTMCGYSPIIDNKYNPNSINTISNVLENSLLWSWASNEPNTSDDTRSNSTSLVARRCAVVHYTKSNSSSYWTVANCYDRKRALCKRDGNDFEWAVTQEGASYFSHHDQDGNGFCPDNFSLSLPQTALQEKSLDNYLSQLSPEGWEIWIDLNSVSVPDCWVPDGPYASCPYQKEVSTRNFVSMITPVSVFAAVTILMLIMLSWRRVPIQDNRKRWKRVINSHLGSKAEGVPA; via the coding sequence ATGAACCGAGTTGTTTATGGTCTCCTGCTAACTTTGGTGTTGAATGTCGTACGGGgccaaagcttttggccCGCGCTATCGAGCGACTCACTAATAGCCCTGCGATCACAGAGGGATGTCTTGTCCAATATAAGCATCGATAAGGTCCCTATGGTTGGAGTCCAGCTCAATGAGGTTGCTTTTAGAGGCACAAGCAATGAAACTGAGTCACTGGAAATTTTGGCATCGCTTTTGAACGTGGGAGTTCAGGCCTACATGATGGATATTGAATTCGATGAATCTTATAACCTTACAATTTCGGGCTCGGACACGAGTCTTGGTACGACGCTATCTACCTTCAAACGTTTCATAAGCTCCAGCAACAACTACCTGAATGCCGACATGCTAGTTTTGTTGCTGCGGCTTAAACAAAATACAAACACAAGCACAAAGGGTGCTCCATCTAATTTCCCCAACATCACTGCGATCTTAGACCTTTATCTGGGCAGCTCGACCCTTTACACCCCAAGCCAGTTGGCTTATGATCGTTCTTCTGGCAATGTTGCGCCTTCTTATGGGAATTTAAATTCTCCAGACTGGCCTAGCTTAAATTATTTCCTATACAgcattcaaaagagagcagTTGTGTTTTATGTTGATACTGCCTCTTCAGATGCTCTGCAAAGTCCAGCAATCTTCAATGCCTCGAATTTGAACTACGAAACCTCGAACACGCCCATAGTTTGCCCGCTCACCAATAATGCGCAAGTGCTTAATACCTCAAGTTTGAGCTGGAGGTTTTTACAGAAGGACTATTCCCCAAGTGACATAAGAGAGTACACGATGTGTGGATACTCTCCGATAATTGATAATAAATACAATCCAAATTCGATAAACACCATCTCCAATGTACTTGAAAACAGCTTACTTTGGTCTTGGGCCTCTAACGAACCAAATACTTCCGATGACACCAGAAGTAACTCCACTTCTCTTGTTGCCCGCAGATGTGCTGTTGTACATTATACAAAGTCCAATTCCTCAAGCTACTGGACTGTTGCGAACTGTTACGACCGCAAACGTGCTTTGTGCAAACGTGATGGCAACGATTTTGAATGGGCTGTGACTCAAGAGGGTGCGAGCTACTTTTCACATCATGACCAAGACGGAAATGGTTTTTGTCCCGACAACTTCTCGCTCTCGTTACCTCAAACAGCCTTGCAGGAGAAATCTCTTGACAACTATCTTTCTCAACTGAGCCCCGAAGGCTGGGAAATTTGGATAGATCTAAACTCAGTATCAGTTCCGGATTGTTGGGTACCGGATGGGCCGTATGCTAGCTGTCCGTACCAGAAGGAAGTCAGTACTAGAAATTTTGTTTCAATGATAACGCCTGTTTCAGTTTTTGCTGCGGTTACAATACTAATGCTTATTATGCTTAGCTGGCGAAGGGTTCCCATACAGGACAATCGAAAGCGTTGGAAGAGAGTCATTAACTCGCATCTGGGTTCCAAAGCTGAGGGCGTTCCAGCATAG
- the PEX28 gene encoding Pex28p (similar to uniprot|P38848 Saccharomyces cerevisiae YHR150W PEX28 Peroxisomal integral membrane protein involved in regulation of peroxisome size and number genetic interactions suggest that Pex28p and Pex29p act at steps upstream of those mediated by Pex30p Pex31p and Pex32p) produces MTEMPVTRGRRDSIIGGFMARKYANKNHAVPEEDDDSTFKRVSNRDLIHGVASSFFEAAYQRLKSSKASDGITIDEDYDQFAQFVPSESSDGFWKDENFRQEYELGSELGSSQTSEPEKMAEKPKSERTRGTQEHFIDILLDKMISTILPENFPEREHFSQRLNDPDRKRRQKLSATILASNLKILTTKLGSIFELQDSVIRLVAWRNPSGTITMLIMVTMICFNPIYLAVIPLLYVLYGLMVPGYMHRHPPRRTNFLSRKQYGRSLIVSLTSGGKRTHNYLNEDIREYDYNLEADPQDVKKAHNIKQSMEFVVNLRDLQNSMSAMVSLSNSIERFVYGTAGFKDEHRSTVLFLAGLGALLLSGIISPFINWSALLAALAWLSMVAIHPKVRPKLAQVVKKEQLDRGKEALKRTERYDVILDEQPEVRVIEIFEIFKKEALSNNWSFVKYSSSVFDPRDSFRKAQVLPPGVDELECVCPPLTWSFDANSVWEIDYNVGGWSTERCLNLQIDDQFLVDDAFKRRRLTRKVLRYASPARKPSYK; encoded by the coding sequence ATGACTGAGATGCCTGTCACACGCGGGCGCCGCGACTCGATCATTGGTGGATTTATGGCGCGAAAGTATGCTAATAAAAATCATGCGGTTCCTGAAGAGGATGACGATAGTACGTTCAAAAGGGTCTCCAACCGGGATTTAATCCATGGTGTAGCAAGTTCATTTTTCGAAGCAGCTTACCAAAGGCTCAAATCGAGTAAGGCAAGCGACGGGATTACTATCGATGAAGATTATGATCAGTTTGCCCAATTTGTGCCCTCAGAAAGTTCAGATGGGTTTTGGAAGGACGAAAACTTTAGACAGGAATACGAACTTGGCAGTGAGTTAGGCAGCTCACAAACTTCTGAACCAGAAAAGATGGCTGAAAAGCCTAAATCTGAGCGCACAAGAGGAACTCAGGAACATTTCATTGATATTTTGCTGGACAAAATGATATCTACTATATTACCCGAGAACTTTCCCGAACGAGAACATTTCAGTCAACGACTCAATGACCCAGATCGGAAAAGAAGGCAGAAGCTATCTGCTACAATTCTCGCTTCCAACCTGAAAATCCTGACTACTAAATTAGGATCAATTTTCGAGCTTCAGGACTCCGTCATTCGTTTAGTTGCTTGGCGGAACCCTTCTGGAACGATCACAATGCTCATTATGGTAACTATGATATGCTTCAATCCAATATACTTAGCAGTCATTCCTTTGCTTTATGTCCTGTACGGACTTATGGTTCCAGGTTACATGCATAGGCACCCTCccagaagaacaaatttcCTCTCTCGAAAACAGTACGGGAGATCCCTTATCGTTTCGCTTACTAGTGGAGGAAAGAGAACTCATAACTATCTCAATGAAGATATTCGTGAGTACGACTATAACTTGGAAGCTGATCCCCAGGACGTCAAAAAAGCCCATAATATCAAACAAAGTATGGAATTTGTTGTCAACTTAAGAGACCTACAAAACAGCATGTCGGCGATGGTTTCTTTATCAAACAGTATCGAAAGGTTTGTGTATGGTACTGCGGGATTTAAAGATGAGCACAGGTCGACAGTTCTGTTTCTTGCAGGCCTTGGAGCACTTCTCCTCTCAGGAATTATCTCACCTTTTATCAATTGGAGTGCGCTTTTGGCAGCACTAGCTTGGTTGAGTATGGTTGCAATTCATCCCAAAGTTCGGCCAAAACTAGCCCAGGTTGTCAAAAAGGAACAGCTTGACAGAGGGAAGGAAGCGttgaaaagaacagaaCGCTACGATGTAATTTTGGATGAGCAACCAGAGGTCAGAGTCATTGAGATAtttgaaattttcaagaaagaagcactTTCAAACAATTGGTCTTTCGTAAAGTACTCGAGTAGCGTCTTCGATCCTCGCGatagttttcgaaaagccCAAGTTTTGCCACCTGGAGTAGATGAACTGGAATGTGTCTGTCCTCCATTGACATGGTCATTTGATGCTAATTCAGTTTGGGAGATTGATTATAATGTTGGTGGATGGTCAACTGAACGGTGCCTAAACCTGCAAATTGATGATCAGTTTTTGGTAGACGAtgcattcaaaagaaggaggTTAACGAGAAAAGTCTTAAGGTATGCAAGTCCTGCACGCAAGCCTTCGTACAAATAG
- the AMA1 gene encoding Ama1p (similar to uniprot|P50082 Saccharomyces cerevisiae YGR225W AMA1 Required for sporulation) produces the protein MHKKGQKSTKGTERHTKIRTGSDKAAFITPKRVRGGNTDGRSCDITDRFIPQLASGSAFRAAQRLKTLDFDSTEHVLEASPSPSHLSMPGFFTDLRTTRHYNSVVPSNTQPPSSKEDASVGDFQKLYRRYVADALGFQSTERVYQFSPLEAAVAASLTKTNTIATKYSANHSRVDPLLSVLCPRLVLPYLASQAFSHSLRTRSLVPAFQRPATRAKSYTPFRVLDAPSLRNDFYSNLVSWSPKTGNIAVGLGCAVYLWSDTRGAVNVLHYSYLQLRNDFVTCVSFSPFERYLLVGTKQGRLLLYDQVEDEEPSDEGGYKPLSVSSDRSLQGICCLSINGTATQLAVGGNDNSCTIWDISDLKNPRMEFLLPHKAAVKAVAFCPWSRSLLATGGGSKDRNIRFWHTRSGTLMKETKAPGQITSLIWSLRQKQIVATFGFGDVEKPTLVSVYSYPAMTPTIEVHSSTSLRVLSAAASPDHSSICVATNDETVRFYELWNLQDCPIFEAQERGIYGSDLIEYTEGIHKNRELIR, from the exons ATGCATAAAAAAGGGCAGAAAAGTACCAAAGGTACCGAGCGCCATACTAAGATCCGAACAGGTAGCGACAAAGCGGCATTTATAACTCCCAAGCGCGTTAGGGGAGGCAATACGGATGGCCGCTCTTGCGACATTACGGACCGGTTTATCCCACAGCTGGCGTCCGGAAGTGCTTTCCGCGCAGCTCAAAGGCTGAAAACACTTGACTTTGATAGTACAGAGCATGTTCTCGAAGCTTCCCCTTCACCATCGCATCTCAGTATGCCAGGGTTCTTCACCGATCTCCGAACAACCCGACATTATAATTCTGTTGTTCCCAGTAATACGCAACCTCCcagcagcaaagaagaCGCAAGCGTTGGCGATTTCCAGAAGCTTTACCGTAGGTACGTGGCTGATGCTTTGGGGTTCCAATCAACAGAGAGGGTTTACCAATTTTCGCCTTTGGAAGCCGCTGTTGCCGCTAGcttaacaaaaacaaacacAATTGCGACAAAGTATAGTGCAAACCACTCTAGAGTCGACCCTCTACTGTCAGTACTCTGTCCGCGTTTGGTTCTACCGTACTTGGCTTCCCAAGCTTTTTCACATAGTTtgagaacaagaagccTCGTCCCCGCATTTCAGAGGCCTGCCACAAGAGCCAAGTCATACACTCCATTCCGAGTGCTTGATGCGCCTTCGCTAAGGAATGATTTCTACTCTAATCTTGTATCATGGTCTCCAAAGACGGGAAACATAGCAGTTGGACTAGGCTGCGCGGTCTATTTATGGTCTGACACAAGGGGCGCAGTAAACGTTCTTCACTACTCATATCTGCAGCTAAGAAACGACTTTGTGACTTGTGTGTCATTTTCACCCTTTGAAAGGTACTTGTTAGTGGGCACTAAACAGGGAAGGCTCCTTCTATATGATCAGgttgaggacgaagaacCTTCCGACGAGGGCGGCTACAAACCTCTTAGTGTGAGTTCTGACAGAAGCCTACAAGGAATATGCT GTCTTTCAATCAACGGAACAGCCACTCAGTTAGCGGTCGGAGGAAACGACAACTCCTGCACAATATGGGATATTTCTGACCTCAAAAATCCCCGAATGGAGTTTTTGCTTCCACACAAAGCAGCTGTGAAGGCAGTGGCATTCTGTCCCTGGTCTCGGTCACTGCTGGCCACCGGCGGAGGAAGTAAGGACCGAAATATCAGATTTTGGCACACTCGATCAGGCACACTTatgaaagaaacaaaagcgcCAGGCCAGATAACATCGCTCATATGGTCCCTGAGGCAAAAACAGATAGTTGCAACCTTCGGTTTCGGTGATGTGGAGAAGCCGACTCTGGTCTCGGTGTACTCGTATCCAGCAATGACACCGACTATCGAGGTGCACTCAAGCACGTCTCTTCGAGTATTGAGTGCTGCAGCATCGCCTGATCATAGTTCCATATGTGTTGCCACAAACGATGAAACAGTTCGATTTTATGAGCTGTGGAACCTCCAAGATTGTCCCATTTTCGAGGCACAGGAACGAGGAATATACGGAAGCGATCTAATAGAGTACACGGAAGGCATTCATAAAAACCGGGAATTAATCAGATAA
- the HSV2 gene encoding phosphatidylinositol-3,5-bisphosphate binding protein HSV2 (similar to uniprot|P50079 Saccharomyces cerevisiae YGR223C HSV2 Phosphatidylinositol 3 5- bisphosphate-binding protein predicted to fold as a seven- bladed beta-propeller displays punctate cytoplasmic localization), with protein MNTRPPIVASNPVSDGRFLGVNFNQDYSCFSCSTQTGFMVFNVDPLECKLSRQFSNGNASGIATTRMLYRTNYVALVGGGRKPRYPPNKLVIWDDLQQRESITLSFMSAVKEMFLSRVHIVVVLENSIEIYEFSASHKRLISPLETCAGAAADFVVCQRTMRRLSATQAQASSGNIPQTITKGILAFPSARNPGQVQVADLSHLQSSEIEERAATQLPTSIIKAHKTPIRLIKLSPNGSMVATCSQQGTIIRIFSTQNGSLLGEFRRGLDRADLYEMAWSPRSNRLAVVSDKQTLHIFQVTDEDGDMKNKTHVLKDVPFFWKPKYLDSTWSMCSLHLRSALKGRDSMNDQDFYNDRCKLGWCQEGDEDSLVLIWKQSGVWEKYAILEKEPKTYAVNETLQTSVTAQNQNKKHWEIVRESWRKL; from the coding sequence ATGAACACCAGACCTCCCATCGTCGCATCCAATCCTGTGAGCGATGGCAGATTCCTTGGGGTCAACTTCAATCAGGATTATTCATGCTTCAGCTGTTCCACGCAAACGGGCTTCATGGTTTTTAATGTCGATCCGCTAGAATGTAAACTCTCTAGGCAATTCAGCAACGGTAATGCAAGTGGTATAGCAACTACTAGGATGCTGTACCGTACCAATTACGTTGCTCTTGTTGGAGGGGGCAGAAAGCCGCGCTACCCGCCAAACAAACTAGTCATTTGGGATGACCTACAGCAGCGCGAATCCATCACTCTTAGCTTTATGTCCGCTGTTAAAGAAATGTTTTTGTCGCGTGTGCACATTGTAGTGGTCTTGGAGAACTCGATAGAAATATACGAGTTCAGCGCAAGCCACAAAAGATTAATTTCGCCACTGGAAACCTGCGCTGGCGCAGCAGCTGATTTCGTGGTTTGCCAGCGTACGATGCGCCGGTTGTCAGCAACACAAGCTCAAGCCTCCTCCGGAAATATCCCTCAAACAATAACAAAAGGCATATTGGCGTTTCCATCGGCAAGGAATCCTGGGCAGGTCCAGGTAGCGGATCTATCCCACCTTCAATCCAGtgagattgaagaaagagcagcTACTCAATTGCCCACTTCAATCATCAAAGCGCATAAAACACCTATAAGACTTATAAAGCTGAGCCCCAATGGTTCTATGGTCGCAACATGCTCTCAACAAGGAACAATAATTCGCATTTTCAGTACGCAGAATGGCTCGCTTTTGGGAGAGTTCAGAAGAGGATTAGATCGCGCAGATCTTTACGAAATGGCATGGAGCCCACGCAGTAATCGTCTTGCTGTGGTGAGCGATAAGCAAACCTTGCATATCTTCCAGGTCACCGACGAAGACGGGGAtatgaagaacaagactCACGTCTTGAAGGATGTGCCATTTTTCTGGAAGCCTAAGTACCTCGATTCTACGTGGTCTATGTGTTCCTTGCATTTGCGTTCTGCGCTGAAGGGCAGAGACTCCATGAACGACCAAGACTTTTACAACGACAGATGCAAGCTTGGTTGGTGCCAAGAGGGAGACGAAGATTCCCTAGTACTCATATGGAAGCAGAGTGGAGTGTGGGAGAAATATGCCATACTGGAGAAGGAGCCCAAGACATATGCGGTGAACGAAACCCTGCAAACGTCTGTTACAGCgcaaaatcaaaacaaaaagcattGGGAAATTGTGCGCGAAAGCTGGAGAAAATTGTGA
- the PET54 gene encoding Pet54p (similar to uniprot|P10834 Saccharomyces cerevisiae YGR222W PET54 Protein required for splicing of the COX1 intron AI5 beta also specifically required together with Pet122p and Pet494p for translation of the COX3 mRNA located in the mitochondrial inner membrane) — MKSVYLGKRHPFIYFSKVRPGNKIIKLSMSLTDYEQKRDNAPAGNIRTLELRINPMSSSKVVKSVLGKLKSTGNVVGSYPAAHNAARGHGSEDEELKYAKPRILELKSYNPLLAKSDFVDLLPQTRFSTRAVASSVLDFEVLKVRDPRYFQFRDKYRLVFPDHKTMEAYRKYITFSRVDGVRPHFTQSSSQNPEVGYGLYARNLLAAFDSRESFFHTLRSGRGAGTPELTLETIRKTVEPLQTKSLLVWNFPSDLRPYHIMDRFWLYDIKHCFKLYWDPTTGRTLTFMAFNSEDDCARFSQNYHGVYFHENDDCKLLVEALT; from the coding sequence ATGAAGAGTGTGTACTTAGGAAAACGCCACCCGTTtatatatttttcaaaagtcaGGCCGGGTAATAAAATCATAAAGCtctcgatgagcttgacaGATTACGAACAGAAGCGTGATAATGCGCCGGCAGGTAACATTAGGACACTCGAGCTGCGCATCAACCCCATGAGTTCTAGCAAAGTCGTGAAGAGTGTACTTGGGAAACTGAAAAGCACGGGCAACGTGGTTGGCTCGTATCCCGCTGCCCACAATGCAGCTAGGGGACACGGGagcgaggacgaagaactGAAATACGCCAAGCCTAGGATCTTAGAACTGAAATCGTATAACCCTCTTTTGGCAAAGTCAGATTTTGTGGACCTGCTGCCGCAGACGAGATTCTCTACTCGCGCTGTTGCAAGCTCTGTCCTTGACTTCGAAGTGCTCAAGGTGCGTGACCCCAGGTACTTTCAGTTCAGAGACAAGTACAGGCTTGTTTTCCCCGACCACAAAACAATGGAGGCTTACAGAAAATACATCACCTTTAGCCGTGTGGACGGCGTAAGGCCGCATTTTACACAGTCCAGCTCCCAGAACCCTGAAGTTGGATATGGGTTGTACGCGCGTAACTTGCTCGCTGCATTCGACTCTCGCGAGAGCTTTTTCCATACATTACGTTCAGGTAGGGGTGCTGGCACCCCAGAGCTAACATTAGAAACTATTAGGAAAACGGTAGAGCCTCTCCAGACAAAATCGCTGCTGGTTTGGAACTTCCCTTCGGATCTACGACCTTACCACATCATGGACAGATTCTGGTTGTACGACATCAAGCACTGCTTCAAGTTATACTGGGATCCCACGACGGGCCGTACCTTGACCTTCATGGCATTTAACTCAGAAGATGACTGCGCAAGATTTTCCCAGAACTACCATGGCGTGTATTTTCATGAAAATGACGACTGCAAATTGCTGGTGGAAGCACTCACTTAA